A single Cyprinus carpio isolate SPL01 chromosome A20, ASM1834038v1, whole genome shotgun sequence DNA region contains:
- the LOC109069051 gene encoding protein-tyrosine kinase 2-beta-like, giving the protein MASDASTLSWNVPTQDWDGGFKSPDLGPVGDGGPVKIIKVCFSSSSNLSKNFKLVKCDSSWQIKTIIQSILISGRLGPNVQNPGCFGLRLKHLKSEELHWLHPDLTVGEVEQRYESHHAEAEWRYDLRIRYIPADFIKRLKEDRTFLLYFYQQVRCDYMQHHASKVSDGMALQLGCLEIRRFYKDMNAKGLEKKSNFDLLEKDVGLDLFFPKSLIDRMKPKQLRKLIQQTFQQYALLKEDECMIKFFETYGEFSNFDEEIFPCDLVQGWSLAVDLVIGPKGIRQRTKTDSIAVCLAEFRQIRSIKYNTQRDGKTLLLIEIEGAKQPFSISVASLAIAENMADLIDGYCRLLNHTDSSLIAGPNKIKSPQGVQLRNSLPEIPSGKKTESFRYSNSDIYCEIPDEKPPPPAKVGLSRKDIILKRMLGEGFFGEVHEGVYQKKNGEKVSVAVKTCKECAPDVREKFLGEAVIMKNLDHPNIVRLIGVIEEEPVWIVMELCQHGELGKYLTKNQQSLTNLTLVLFSLQICKALVYLQGMNMVHRDIAVRNVLVATPESVKLGDFGLSRYIEDEEYYKASVTRLPIKWMAPESINFRRFTAASDVWMFAVCMWEIMSRGKQPFHWLDNRDVINQLEQGNRLPKPDLCPPALYSLMTRCWSYDPPERPTFTELACNISDVHQMEKELEVERERDKARNTRIMEAKLSEPPPKPSRVNTSRFGNTLGVGLHLQLNEALCASSPDLASPCDYQSPVDSSNILTITTSPPRRLSLVEGEFSFGPTSKEDAQRLWQVEKDRMQDTLKMQKEQMEEDTKWLKKEEKLLDPMVHQDSKTPEPPLSYAELRQPPSKPPRITVQPTPTAELDRSEDSVYQYVMDVVKVVVQLKNDINTLPSTDYISPVKTVGLSLRNLINSVDDILPTLHVSCRTEIEGTQKLLNKDLAELITKMRLAQQNSITSLKEECKKQMLAAAHTLAMDAKNLLDAVDQARVRSNLAKPKPEDIDSLSD; this is encoded by the exons ATGGCGAGTGATGCAAGCACCCTTTCCTGGAACGTACCCACCCAGGACTGGGATGGGGGCTTCAAAAGCCCTGACCTTGGTCCTGTTGGAGATGGCGGTCCTGTGAAGATCATCAAAGTGtgcttcagcagcagcagcaacctTAGCAAAAACTTCAAACTGGTTAAATGTGACAGCTCATGGCAGATCAAG ACTATCATCCAGTCTATTCTGATCAGTGGCCGTTTGGGCCCAAATGTGCAAAACCCAGGATGCTTTGGGCTTAGGCTCAAACACCTCAAATCTGAGGAGCTCCACTGGCTTCATCCAGACCTGACTGTAGGAGAGGTTGAGCAACGCTATGAGAGCCATCACGCCGAGGCAGAGTGGAG atatgaTCTTAGGATTCGCTACATTCCTGCTGATTTCATAAAAAGGTTAAAAGAGGACAGGACGTTCCTTTTGTATTTCTATCAACAG GTGCGCTGTGACTACATGCAGCATCATGCTAGCAAAGTTAGCGATGGCATGGCTCTTCAGCTGGGCTGTTTGGAGATCAG GAGGTTTTATAAAGACATGAATGCCAAAGGTCTAGAGAAAAAGTCCAACTTTGACTTGCTAGA aaaagaTGTTGGTCTGGACCTGTTCTTTCCTAAGAGCCTCATTGACAGGATGAAG CCTAAGCAACTCAGGAAGCTCATCCAGCAGACGTTTCAGCAGTATGCATTACTAAAGGAGGACGAGTGTATGATCAAGTTCTTTGAGACCTATGGAGAATTCTCCAACTTTGATGAGGAAATATTCCCTTGTGACCTAGTG CAAGGTTGGAGTTTAGCAGTGGATTTAGTCATTGGTCCCAAAGGCATTCGGCAACGTACCAAAACAGATTCCATC GCTGTCTGCCTTGCTGAATTTAGACAGATCCGAAGTATCAAGTACAACACACAACGTGATGGCAAGACATTGTTACTTATCGAAATTGAGGGTGCCAAACAG CCTTTTTCCATCAGTGTGGCGTCTCTGGCCATTGCGGAGAACATGGCAGATCTGATCGATGGCTACTGTAGGTTGCTTAACCACACAGACTCATCTTTGATAGCTGgtccaaataaaattaaatctccCCAAG GTGTGCAGTTGCGCAACTCTCTTCCTGAAATTCCCTCCGG GAAGAAGACAGAAAGCTTCAGATACAGCA ACTCTGATATATACTGTGAAATCCCAGATGAAAAGCCGCCTCCACCTG CAAAGGTTGGACTTTCCAGGAAAGACATTATCCTGAAACGTATGCTGGGTGAAGGCTTCTTTGGGGAGGTTCATGAAGGAGTTTATCAGAAAAAG AATGGGGAGAAGGTCAGTGTTGCGGTGAAGACCTGTAAGGAATGTGCACCTGATGTCAGAGAGAAGTTTTTGGGTGAAGCAG TTATCATGAAGAACCTGGACCATCCAAACATAGTGCGACTGATAGGAGTGATTGAGGAAGAGCCGGTATGGATCGTCATGGAGCTGTGTCAGCACGGGGAG CTGGGGAAGTACTTGACAAAAAATCAGCAGAGTTTGACCAACCTAACTTTGGTTCTCTTCAGCCTACAGATCTGCAAAGCGCTTGTTTACCTACAGGGAATGAACATGGTCCACCG AGACATAGCTGTACGAAATGTGCTTGTTGCCACACCTGAGTCAGTGAAGCTGGGTGACTTTGGCCTTTCCAGATACATAGAGGATGAAGAATATTATAAAG CATCTGTTACTCGTTTACCGATCAAATGGATGGCTCCTGAATCTATTAACTTCAGACGCTTCACCGCGGCCAGTGATGTGTGGATGTTTG CTGTGTGCATGTGGGAGATTATGAGTCGAGGTAAACAGCCGTTCCACTGGCTGGACAACCGTGATGTGATTAACCAGCTGGAACAGGGCAACAGGCTGCCCAAACCTGATCTGTGCCCTCCTGCCCTGTACTCTCTTATGACCCGCTGCTGGAGCTATGACCCCCCCGAAAGACCCACCTTCACCGAACTAGCCTGCAACATCAG TGATGTCCACCAAATGGAGAAGGAGTtggaggtggagagagagagagacaaagccCGTAACACCCGGATCATGGAGGCCAAGTTAAGTGAACCTCCACCAAAG CCTTCCAGAGTCAATACTAGTCGCTTCGGAAATACCCTTGGTGTTGGCCTGCATCTTCAG CTTAATGAGGCTTTATGTGCCAGTTCACCAGACCTGGCCAGCCCGTGTGATTACCAGTCACCAGTGGACTCATCTAATATCCTCACCATAACCACATCCCCACCCCGTCGCCTCAGTCTTGTG GAGGGTGAGTTCAGCTTCGGGCCAACAAGTAAGGAAGATGCTCAGCGGCTGTGGCAGGTAGAAAAGGACCGCATGCAGGATACTTTGAAGATGCAGAAAGAGCAGATGGAGGAGGACACAAAATGGTTAAAGAAGGAGGAGAAGCTTCTG GACCCAATGGTTCATCAAGACTCaaag ACACCTGAACCGCCACTTAGTTATG CTGAACTCCGTCAGCCTCCTTCAAAACCACCCAGAATTACAGTGCag CCTACACCTACAGCTGAGCTGGACCGCTCAGAGGATAGTGTGTACCAGTATGTCATGGACGTGGTGAAGGTGGTGGTGCAGTTAAAAAACGACATCAACACACTGCCGTCTACTGATTACATCTCTCCTGTCAAG ACTGTCGGACTCTCGTTAAGAAATCTGATCAACAGTGTGGATGATATACTACCAACTCTGCATGTTTCCTGTAGAACAGAG ATTGAAGGCACTCAGAAGTTGTTGAATAAGGACTTGGCTGAGCTCATCACTAAGATGCGGCTGGCCCAACAGAATTCCATCACCTCTCTAAAGGAAGAGTGCAAGAAACAGATGCTGGCAGCAGCCCACACTTTGGCCATGGATGCCAAGAACCTATTAGATGCTGTAGACCAGGCCCGAGTGCGCTCAAACTTGGCCAAACCCAAACCTGAGGACATAGACTCACTGTCAGACTAG
- the LOC109069060 gene encoding neuronal acetylcholine receptor subunit alpha-2-like isoform X2, which yields MERFENQLFFLRITLLCTTLFSCCEKTHSHAEDDLFKKLFDGYNKWSRPVPNTSDVVIVKFGLSIAQLIDVDEKNQMMTTNVWLKQEWNDYKLRWKPSDYDNVTSIRVPSELIWVPDIVLYNNADGEFAVTHMTKAHLFHTGKVRWVPPAIYKSSCSIDVTFFPFDQQNCKMKFGSWTYDKAKIDLECTENTVDLKDYWESGEWAIINAVGTYNTKKYDCCHEIYPDITYFFIIRRLPLFYTINLIIPCLLISCLTVLVFYLPSDCGEKITLCISVLLSLTVFLLLITEIIPSTSLVIPLIGEYLLFTMIFVTLSIIITVFVLNVHHRSPSTHKMPRWVHSVFLDLIPRWLFMRRPAPDSRRRQKLLLLQRQGRGMTSQVLGPANATLSTSTSWFRGENSGDDESHRRFYYKDLELGTLSSAITLSLQTPSPCPLSSTPPSLQKFGPSSRLDMGVASRQPGGRVTVTKRPDMTSDNPGFPLSPSVLQALEGVHYIAEHLRAEDADFSVKEDWKYVAMVIDRIFLWMFIIFCLLGTIGLFLPPWLAGMI from the exons ATGGAGCGCTTTGAGAATCAGCTGTTCTTCCTGAGGATTACTCTTCTCTGCACTACTCTAT TTTCTTGTTGTGAGAAGACTCATTCACACGCTGAAGATGACCTCTTCAAAAAGCTCTTTGATGGCTACAACAAGTGGTCAAGGCCTGTACCAAACACCTCTGATGTTGTCATTGTCAAGTTCGGTTTATCTATTGCCCAGCTCATTGATGTG GACGAGAAGAATCAGATGATGACAACAAATGTCTGGCTAAAGCAG GAGTGGAATGACTATAAACTGCGCTGGAAGCCTTCAGACTACGACAATGTGACTTCTATCAGGGTTCCGTCAGAACTTATCTGGGTCCCGGATATAGTTTTGTACAACAA TGCAGATGGAGAATTTGCGGTGACCCACATGACCAAAGCCCATCTCTTCCACACAGGTAAAGTGCGCTGGGTTCCACCTGCCATCTACAAGAGCTCATGCAGCATCGATGTCACCTTCTTCCCCTTTGACCAGCAGAACTGCAAGATGAAATTCGGCTCGTGGACTTACGACAAAGCCAAGATTGATCTGGAGTGCACCGAGAACACAGTTGACTTGAAAGATTACTGGGAGAGTGGCGAGTGGGCCATCATCAATGCTGTTGGCACCTACAACACCAAGAAGTACGACTGCTGCCATGAGATCTACCCGGACATCACCTACTTCTTCATCATTCGCCGTCTGCCGCTCTTCTACACCATAAACCTCATCATCCCTTGCCTGCTCATCTCCTGCCTGACCGTGCTGGTCTTCTACCTCCCGTCAGATTGTGGTGAAAAGATCACACTGTGTATCTCGGTCCTCCTCTCGCTCACTGTCTTCCTGCTGCTCATTACAGAAATCATCCCCTCCACCTCGCTTGTGATCCCACTTATTGGGGAATATCTGCTCTTTACTATGATCTTCGTCACCTTGTCCATCATTATCACCGTCTTCGTGCTTAACGTCCACCACCGTTCGCCCAGCACTCATAAGATGCCCCGTTGGGTTCACTCAGTCTTCTTGGATTTGATCCCACGATGGTTGTTTATGCGTAGACCTGCACCGGACAGCCGTCGCAGGCAGAAACTCCTCCTCCTGCAGCGGCAGGGCAGAGGAATGACATCACAGGTGCTTGGACCTGCAAACGCAACCCTCAGTACATCTACTAGCTGGTTTAGAGGGGAGAACTCTGGGGATGACGAGTCTCACAGACGCTTCTATTATAAGGACTTAGAACTGGGAACACTGTCCTCTGCAATCACACTTTCTCTCCAAACACCTTCGCCCTGCCCTCTCAGCTCGACTCCACCTTCTCTACAGAAATTCGGGCCCTCCTCTAGATTGGATATGGGCGTGGCTTCCAGGCAGCCTGGTGGAAGAGTCACTGTCACAAAGCGGCCTGACATGACATCAGACAACCCGGGGTTCCCTCTGTCCCCCAGTGTCCTGCAAGCTCTGGAGGGGGTTCACTACATAGCAGAACACCTGAGAGCAGAAGATGCTGACTTTAGT GTAAAAGAGGACTGGAAGTATGTTGCTATGGTAATAGACAGAATCTTCCTTTGGATGTTCATCATATTTTGTTTGCTGGGCACAATCGGACTGTTTCTCCCACCCTGGCTCGCAGGCATGATCTAG
- the LOC109069060 gene encoding neuronal acetylcholine receptor subunit alpha-2-like isoform X1, whose product MERFENQLFFLRITLLCTTLCESISCCEKTHSHAEDDLFKKLFDGYNKWSRPVPNTSDVVIVKFGLSIAQLIDVDEKNQMMTTNVWLKQEWNDYKLRWKPSDYDNVTSIRVPSELIWVPDIVLYNNADGEFAVTHMTKAHLFHTGKVRWVPPAIYKSSCSIDVTFFPFDQQNCKMKFGSWTYDKAKIDLECTENTVDLKDYWESGEWAIINAVGTYNTKKYDCCHEIYPDITYFFIIRRLPLFYTINLIIPCLLISCLTVLVFYLPSDCGEKITLCISVLLSLTVFLLLITEIIPSTSLVIPLIGEYLLFTMIFVTLSIIITVFVLNVHHRSPSTHKMPRWVHSVFLDLIPRWLFMRRPAPDSRRRQKLLLLQRQGRGMTSQVLGPANATLSTSTSWFRGENSGDDESHRRFYYKDLELGTLSSAITLSLQTPSPCPLSSTPPSLQKFGPSSRLDMGVASRQPGGRVTVTKRPDMTSDNPGFPLSPSVLQALEGVHYIAEHLRAEDADFSVKEDWKYVAMVIDRIFLWMFIIFCLLGTIGLFLPPWLAGMI is encoded by the exons ATGGAGCGCTTTGAGAATCAGCTGTTCTTCCTGAGGATTACTCTTCTCTGCACTACTCTATGTGAGTCAA TTTCTTGTTGTGAGAAGACTCATTCACACGCTGAAGATGACCTCTTCAAAAAGCTCTTTGATGGCTACAACAAGTGGTCAAGGCCTGTACCAAACACCTCTGATGTTGTCATTGTCAAGTTCGGTTTATCTATTGCCCAGCTCATTGATGTG GACGAGAAGAATCAGATGATGACAACAAATGTCTGGCTAAAGCAG GAGTGGAATGACTATAAACTGCGCTGGAAGCCTTCAGACTACGACAATGTGACTTCTATCAGGGTTCCGTCAGAACTTATCTGGGTCCCGGATATAGTTTTGTACAACAA TGCAGATGGAGAATTTGCGGTGACCCACATGACCAAAGCCCATCTCTTCCACACAGGTAAAGTGCGCTGGGTTCCACCTGCCATCTACAAGAGCTCATGCAGCATCGATGTCACCTTCTTCCCCTTTGACCAGCAGAACTGCAAGATGAAATTCGGCTCGTGGACTTACGACAAAGCCAAGATTGATCTGGAGTGCACCGAGAACACAGTTGACTTGAAAGATTACTGGGAGAGTGGCGAGTGGGCCATCATCAATGCTGTTGGCACCTACAACACCAAGAAGTACGACTGCTGCCATGAGATCTACCCGGACATCACCTACTTCTTCATCATTCGCCGTCTGCCGCTCTTCTACACCATAAACCTCATCATCCCTTGCCTGCTCATCTCCTGCCTGACCGTGCTGGTCTTCTACCTCCCGTCAGATTGTGGTGAAAAGATCACACTGTGTATCTCGGTCCTCCTCTCGCTCACTGTCTTCCTGCTGCTCATTACAGAAATCATCCCCTCCACCTCGCTTGTGATCCCACTTATTGGGGAATATCTGCTCTTTACTATGATCTTCGTCACCTTGTCCATCATTATCACCGTCTTCGTGCTTAACGTCCACCACCGTTCGCCCAGCACTCATAAGATGCCCCGTTGGGTTCACTCAGTCTTCTTGGATTTGATCCCACGATGGTTGTTTATGCGTAGACCTGCACCGGACAGCCGTCGCAGGCAGAAACTCCTCCTCCTGCAGCGGCAGGGCAGAGGAATGACATCACAGGTGCTTGGACCTGCAAACGCAACCCTCAGTACATCTACTAGCTGGTTTAGAGGGGAGAACTCTGGGGATGACGAGTCTCACAGACGCTTCTATTATAAGGACTTAGAACTGGGAACACTGTCCTCTGCAATCACACTTTCTCTCCAAACACCTTCGCCCTGCCCTCTCAGCTCGACTCCACCTTCTCTACAGAAATTCGGGCCCTCCTCTAGATTGGATATGGGCGTGGCTTCCAGGCAGCCTGGTGGAAGAGTCACTGTCACAAAGCGGCCTGACATGACATCAGACAACCCGGGGTTCCCTCTGTCCCCCAGTGTCCTGCAAGCTCTGGAGGGGGTTCACTACATAGCAGAACACCTGAGAGCAGAAGATGCTGACTTTAGT GTAAAAGAGGACTGGAAGTATGTTGCTATGGTAATAGACAGAATCTTCCTTTGGATGTTCATCATATTTTGTTTGCTGGGCACAATCGGACTGTTTCTCCCACCCTGGCTCGCAGGCATGATCTAG